A portion of the Calothrix sp. 336/3 genome contains these proteins:
- a CDS encoding slipin family protein yields MWKSFYIKPHEIGILYQRSNFKQILQPGDYTYFGFDWHLETHDLNQPEAQIENLELLLRNHLSKLQEHLLIVRTGFNQAALVRIGQNWVSIAPNQLRAYWRGFIEVESYIFNLEENLELPPRFVQQLRGINLVGLHKMQIAESEIGLLYVQNNFVRPLEPGEYAFWTFDRGVSLNKLNRMIPNPTFPLPDVLIERHPEFVTTYCEVVELQNNQVAIVRYQGKVVAILTPGDRQLFWQGVEVEIIDISTDAKLPPRLVAELVSGTPQVFTLSSKYLHIREVFPQHLGLLYVNQELQAQLEPGKHVWWIFGRSLQTEVFDLRQQNMEISGQDILSKDKVPLRLNLTAGFRIVDPLRAKNGLSDITGYLYKELQFALRGAVGEKTLDALLEDKGTIDASISEYIHRKTIDYGIEVDSVGVKDIILPGEIKAILSKVVEAEKAAQANVVRRREETAATRSMLNTAKVMEDNPVALRLKELEILERIADKIEKIQVNGSLDSIMTDLIRINRE; encoded by the coding sequence ATGTGGAAGAGCTTTTATATCAAACCCCATGAAATCGGTATTTTATATCAACGGAGTAATTTCAAGCAAATTTTACAGCCCGGTGATTATACATATTTTGGTTTTGATTGGCATTTGGAAACCCATGATCTGAATCAACCAGAGGCACAAATTGAAAACTTAGAGCTATTACTGCGAAATCATCTGAGTAAATTACAAGAACATTTGTTAATTGTCAGAACAGGATTTAATCAAGCAGCATTAGTGCGTATTGGTCAAAATTGGGTAAGTATTGCCCCAAATCAATTAAGAGCATATTGGCGTGGTTTTATCGAGGTTGAATCATATATTTTCAACTTAGAAGAAAATTTAGAATTGCCCCCTCGTTTTGTACAGCAGTTGCGGGGAATCAACCTAGTTGGGTTACACAAGATGCAAATTGCTGAGTCTGAAATTGGCTTATTGTATGTGCAAAATAATTTTGTGCGTCCTTTAGAACCCGGGGAATATGCATTTTGGACATTTGATAGGGGTGTGAGTTTAAATAAGCTCAATCGTATGATTCCCAATCCGACTTTTCCCTTACCCGATGTTTTAATTGAAAGACATCCGGAGTTTGTGACGACCTATTGTGAAGTCGTAGAATTACAGAATAACCAGGTAGCAATTGTTCGCTATCAAGGGAAAGTAGTGGCAATTTTAACACCTGGCGATCGCCAACTATTTTGGCAAGGTGTGGAGGTAGAAATTATCGACATCAGTACTGATGCTAAATTACCCCCGCGTCTGGTTGCGGAATTAGTTTCCGGTACACCACAGGTGTTTACTTTGAGCAGTAAATACTTGCATATCCGTGAAGTTTTCCCCCAACATCTCGGTTTACTCTACGTTAACCAGGAATTACAAGCCCAACTAGAACCAGGAAAACACGTTTGGTGGATATTTGGACGTTCTTTACAAACGGAAGTCTTTGACTTGCGTCAGCAAAATATGGAAATATCTGGTCAAGATATCCTGTCTAAAGATAAAGTCCCTTTGCGTTTAAATTTAACGGCGGGTTTCCGGATTGTCGATCCCTTGAGAGCAAAAAATGGTTTGTCAGATATTACTGGCTACTTATACAAAGAATTACAATTTGCTTTACGTGGTGCAGTGGGTGAAAAAACCTTGGATGCGTTGTTGGAAGATAAAGGCACAATTGATGCCAGTATCTCTGAATACATCCACCGCAAAACTATTGACTATGGAATTGAAGTTGATTCCGTTGGGGTAAAAGACATTATTCTTCCTGGGGAAATCAAAGCTATTTTGAGCAAGGTTGTGGAAGCAGAAAAAGCTGCTCAAGCAAATGTTGTACGTCGTCGGGAAGAAACTGCGGCAACTCGCAGTATGTTAAATACAGCCAAAGTTATGGAGGATAACCCCGTTGCTTTGCGTTTGAAGGAATTGGAAATACTAGAAAGAATTGCCGATAAAATTGAGAAAATTCAAGTCAATGGCAGCTTAGATAGTATTATGACGGATTTAATTCGGATTAACCGCGAATAG
- a CDS encoding lipopolysaccharide assembly protein LapB, whose translation MPTISLARTPQIILAQQNQQGAVEQLNRGLQAVQTGRIAEAIAAFQQAIKIDPNFAPAHYNLGLALRQTGKLQPAADAFYRATQADPKFALAYANLGGALLEGNNLQQAGDYLQRAIEIEPKLGVAHYNLGLVREQQKDWDKAISAFKKAMEYSKNAPEPAYHLGVCYLQQGRIDRAKDAFRKAIKINPKYPEAHYHLGSISYSQGKYADALNAFRKSAEANPNYPNAYYGAGLVFIQQRQFSQAVQVLQYARDLYKSQGNSQWANNAEQLLTQAQNMLNQL comes from the coding sequence ATGCCCACAATATCTTTAGCTAGGACTCCCCAAATTATCCTTGCCCAACAAAACCAACAAGGTGCTGTAGAGCAGTTAAATAGAGGGTTGCAGGCTGTACAGACAGGGAGAATTGCCGAGGCGATCGCCGCTTTTCAACAAGCCATCAAAATTGACCCCAATTTCGCCCCCGCCCATTATAATTTGGGTTTAGCACTGCGACAAACCGGGAAATTACAACCAGCCGCCGACGCATTTTACCGCGCCACCCAAGCCGATCCGAAATTTGCCCTAGCCTACGCGAACCTTGGCGGTGCATTATTAGAAGGAAATAATTTACAACAAGCGGGAGACTATTTACAACGGGCGATAGAAATAGAACCAAAATTAGGAGTAGCCCATTACAATTTAGGTTTAGTTCGGGAACAGCAAAAGGACTGGGATAAAGCCATCTCAGCCTTTAAAAAAGCCATGGAATATAGCAAAAATGCCCCCGAACCTGCCTATCATCTGGGAGTCTGCTATCTGCAACAGGGTAGAATTGATCGCGCTAAGGATGCTTTTCGTAAGGCTATCAAAATCAATCCCAAATATCCCGAAGCTCACTATCACCTCGGTTCCATTTCCTATAGTCAAGGGAAATATGCAGATGCTTTAAATGCCTTTAGAAAATCAGCCGAAGCTAACCCCAACTACCCCAATGCTTACTACGGAGCGGGATTAGTCTTCATCCAACAGCGTCAATTTAGTCAAGCAGTGCAAGTATTACAATATGCTAGGGACTTATACAAAAGTCAAGGTAATAGTCAATGGGCAAATAATGCCGAGCAATTACTGACACAAGCACAAAATATGCTGAATCAGCTATAG
- a CDS encoding Uma2 family endonuclease, with amino-acid sequence MTATIPVKSDIFYPSADGEPVAETYDHLYALLTTLEVLKQYLSEKQATVLGNQFLYYAQGFPKLRVAPDVMVIFDVAPGGRDNYKTWEEGQIPSVIIEMTSPGTQAQDQVFKKTLYEQLGVKEYWLFDPKGEWIAEQLQGYRLRRETYEVITDSRSEPLQLRLQVEGKLIAFYREDTGEKLLVPEELAIALQQEVIARQQAEELAETERQRAETERQRAEAAELEVVQLKERLRTLGIELE; translated from the coding sequence ATGACAGCAACTATCCCTGTCAAATCTGATATCTTCTACCCCAGTGCAGATGGAGAACCTGTGGCAGAAACCTACGATCACCTCTATGCTTTACTTACTACTCTGGAAGTCTTGAAGCAATATCTTTCAGAAAAACAAGCAACAGTGTTAGGCAACCAATTTTTATACTACGCCCAAGGTTTTCCTAAGTTGCGAGTTGCTCCAGATGTGATGGTAATTTTTGATGTGGCACCTGGTGGACGAGATAATTATAAAACTTGGGAAGAAGGTCAAATACCCTCAGTCATCATCGAAATGACTTCTCCGGGAACCCAAGCTCAAGATCAAGTATTTAAAAAGACTCTTTACGAGCAACTAGGAGTTAAAGAATATTGGTTATTTGACCCTAAGGGAGAATGGATAGCAGAACAGTTACAGGGATATCGTTTACGACGAGAAACCTACGAAGTAATCACAGATAGTCGTAGCGAACCTTTACAATTACGTTTGCAGGTGGAAGGTAAGTTAATCGCTTTTTACCGCGAAGATACTGGAGAAAAACTATTAGTTCCGGAAGAATTGGCAATTGCTTTACAACAGGAAGTGATTGCTAGACAACAAGCAGAGGAATTAGCTGAAACAGAACGACAACGAGCAGAAACGGAACGACAACGGGCTGAAGCAGCAGAATTAGAAGTCGTACAATTAAAGGAACGACTACGTACTTTGGGTATTGAACTGGAATAG
- a CDS encoding elongation factor G, which translates to MHEKVKSGSRNVAIVGPYLSGKTTFLESLLYVTGAISRKGSVNDGNTVADSAAEARDRSMSVEVSAASTEYNCTRFTFIDCPGSVEFAQETYNALMGVDAAIVVCEPINDRVLTLAPLFKFLDDWEIPHLVFVNKMDRANIHVLDTLHALKAVSSRPLVAHQYPIMQGEQLMGFIDLVTEQAYHYHPGAPADPIPFPEHLKAEEHIARAEMLEALANFDDHLLEELLEDIEPPQEEILQDLKMELGADLVVPVFFGVAEQDYGVRPLLEALLKEAPEPETTATRRLTSASDIPVAQVLKTYYTPQGGKLSLVRVWQGTLTDGIILNGVRTGGIYRLLGQQQNSVNRATAGEIVALSRMEGIRTGDTLAGEGYKKTLPTANQLEPVFALAIAPEKRNDEVKLSSAIAKLLEEDPSLHWEQHGDTHEVILWGQGEIHLQVALDRLRRKYNLPMTTHLPQVPYKETIRKPSVSVHGRYKHQSGGHGQFGDVFLDIQPLPRGEGFNFKETIVGGVVPKQYIPGVETGVREFLAHGPLGFPVVDVGVTLTNGSYHNVDSSEQAFKQAARLAMQTGLPQCQPTLLEPIIKLQINTPSDFTSKVLQLLSGRRGQILGYEGRNDWQGWDYISAYLPQAEMQNFIVELRSLTLGVGSFHWEYDHLQEVPDKLAERILTNGGNGNK; encoded by the coding sequence ATGCACGAAAAAGTAAAATCGGGTTCGCGGAACGTTGCAATTGTTGGTCCATATTTGAGCGGAAAGACAACTTTCCTAGAGAGTTTGTTATACGTCACCGGAGCAATTTCCCGCAAGGGTAGCGTCAATGATGGCAATACCGTGGCAGATAGTGCCGCAGAAGCACGCGATCGCTCCATGAGTGTGGAAGTCAGTGCTGCCAGTACAGAGTATAACTGCACACGCTTCACTTTTATCGATTGCCCCGGTAGCGTGGAATTTGCCCAGGAAACTTACAATGCTCTCATGGGTGTGGACGCGGCGATCGTGGTGTGCGAACCCATCAACGACCGAGTTTTAACCCTGGCTCCCCTATTTAAATTCCTAGACGACTGGGAAATTCCCCATCTCGTGTTTGTGAATAAAATGGATCGGGCAAATATCCATGTTTTAGATACACTCCATGCCCTGAAAGCTGTTTCTAGTCGTCCCCTCGTAGCTCACCAGTACCCGATTATGCAGGGTGAGCAATTGATGGGCTTTATCGACTTGGTAACAGAACAAGCCTATCATTATCATCCCGGCGCGCCAGCTGATCCGATTCCGTTTCCCGAACACCTGAAGGCAGAAGAACACATCGCACGGGCAGAAATGCTGGAAGCATTAGCCAATTTTGATGACCATTTACTGGAAGAACTTTTAGAAGACATCGAACCCCCCCAAGAAGAAATTCTCCAAGATTTAAAAATGGAATTGGGAGCAGACTTAGTTGTTCCCGTATTTTTCGGAGTGGCAGAACAGGATTATGGTGTTCGCCCTCTGTTGGAAGCATTGTTAAAAGAAGCACCAGAGCCGGAAACCACCGCCACCCGTCGCCTTACCTCCGCCAGTGATATCCCTGTCGCTCAAGTTCTCAAAACCTATTACACTCCCCAAGGCGGTAAACTTTCCCTGGTCAGGGTTTGGCAAGGTACACTCACTGATGGCATTATCCTCAATGGTGTCCGCACTGGAGGGATTTATCGCTTACTCGGACAGCAGCAAAATTCCGTGAATCGGGCAACTGCTGGGGAAATTGTTGCTCTCAGCCGTATGGAAGGTATCCGAACTGGTGACACCTTAGCGGGAGAAGGGTATAAAAAAACACTACCTACTGCCAATCAATTGGAGCCTGTATTTGCCCTGGCGATCGCCCCGGAAAAACGCAACGATGAGGTGAAATTAAGTAGCGCGATCGCCAAGCTCTTGGAAGAAGACCCCTCCTTACATTGGGAGCAGCACGGTGATACCCATGAGGTCATTCTTTGGGGGCAAGGTGAAATCCATCTGCAAGTAGCACTGGACAGACTGCGCCGCAAGTATAACCTGCCCATGACTACCCATCTCCCCCAAGTTCCCTACAAAGAAACTATTCGCAAACCGAGTGTATCGGTTCATGGGCGCTATAAGCACCAAAGTGGTGGACACGGGCAATTTGGCGATGTCTTTCTAGATATCCAACCCCTACCACGGGGCGAAGGTTTTAACTTCAAGGAAACTATCGTCGGCGGTGTGGTTCCTAAACAGTATATTCCTGGAGTCGAAACGGGGGTACGAGAATTTTTAGCCCATGGTCCCCTGGGTTTCCCTGTGGTGGATGTGGGAGTCACATTAACCAATGGTTCCTACCATAATGTCGATAGTTCGGAACAAGCATTCAAACAAGCAGCTCGCTTGGCAATGCAAACTGGTTTACCCCAATGTCAACCCACCCTCCTAGAACCCATCATCAAATTACAAATTAATACCCCTAGTGATTTTACCTCCAAGGTTTTGCAACTATTGAGTGGTAGACGGGGACAAATCCTGGGCTATGAAGGTAGAAACGATTGGCAGGGATGGGATTATATCTCTGCTTATCTTCCCCAAGCCGAAATGCAAAATTTCATCGTTGAGTTGCGATCGCTCACCCTGGGAGTTGGTTCCTTCCATTGGGAGTATGACCACTTGCAAGAAGTACCGGATAAATTAGCCGAACGCATTCTCACAAATGGAGGCAATGGTAATAAATAA
- a CDS encoding Uma2 family endonuclease, with the protein MTQTLHKTVTFEEFVKWMPENQRYELHDGIIVEVAQPIGKHENVFAFLSRKINVQIDSLNLPYIIPSKVLVKPDGKNSAYLPDLLVLDKRNLKNESLYEEESTVSQSESIPLVVEVVSTNWGDDYAVKFEEYESIGIPEYLIVDYLGLGGKRFIGSPKRPTITVCQLEDGEYKTFLYRGDDVVNLKTFPELKLTANQIFQSAEVDY; encoded by the coding sequence ATGACTCAAACACTACACAAAACAGTAACATTTGAGGAGTTTGTCAAATGGATGCCAGAAAATCAACGTTACGAATTACATGATGGGATAATTGTAGAAGTGGCTCAACCGATTGGTAAACATGAAAATGTTTTTGCATTTTTATCTAGAAAGATAAACGTACAAATAGATAGTTTAAATCTACCCTATATTATCCCCTCAAAAGTATTAGTAAAACCTGATGGCAAAAACTCTGCTTATTTACCCGATTTGCTGGTATTAGACAAGCGTAACTTAAAAAATGAGTCGCTATATGAGGAAGAATCAACAGTATCCCAGAGCGAGTCAATCCCTTTAGTAGTAGAAGTGGTGAGCACTAATTGGGGTGATGATTATGCCGTTAAATTTGAAGAATACGAGAGCATAGGCATACCCGAATATTTAATTGTTGATTATTTGGGGTTAGGTGGGAAAAGGTTTATTGGAAGCCCAAAACGTCCAACTATTACTGTTTGTCAATTGGAAGACGGCGAATACAAGACTTTTTTATATCGAGGTGATGATGTAGTTAATTTAAAAACATTCCCGGAGTTAAAATTGACCGCAAACCAGATTTTTCAATCCGCAGAAGTGGATTATTAA
- a CDS encoding BPSL0067 family protein has product MTFNTTENKLDTTQGLNLSAVKQKNPLEISVNGGSHSSIINDAIQEAQISLQGFAASSDFADSMNTAFGTGWDAKTVSKLQQSWLMGSFGDLPQIKVSRDLDLIGANGAYASKTDTIYFSQDFVERNAQNIGAIKSVLLEEIGHAVDFRINQQDAAGDEGDIFQRIVQKNTISENELGNLKTENDFGTLVIDGKTLLIEQNHFQAAIASSPVGGGFTKARGGWTNNNDFPRMMADVNGDGRADIVGFGENQVFVSLGNGNGTYQTAITSSPVGGGFTKARGGWTNNNDFPRMMADVNGDGRADIVGFGENQVFVSLSIGNGTFHAAIASSPGFTKNRGGWTNNNDFPRMMADVNGDGRADIVGFSNSQVFVSLGNGNGTFQTAITSSPGFTKSWSWANNNDFPRMMADVNGDSRADIIGFHETLVYVSLSNGNGTFQAATASSPGFTKNRGGWANNKDFPRMMADINGDRRADIVAFGETQVFVSLGNGNGTFQAATASSPGFTKNRGGWTNHNDFPRMMADVNGDRRADIVGFGETQIFTSLNLPTPPGLMSTAERLTQLRNGQLNGKSFDVDRAFGAQCWDLVAYATGINISSPYWLTTNWKRGANVMADGNIAVGTAIATFLGRNNTYDAPGSRHTGIFAGYGTENGVRGFYIWHQNWDNKKYVQKSFIRNDRSGTSDADNYHVILT; this is encoded by the coding sequence ATGACATTTAATACCACAGAGAACAAATTAGATACCACACAAGGCTTGAATCTGAGCGCTGTAAAGCAGAAAAATCCATTAGAGATAAGCGTTAATGGTGGTAGTCATAGCAGCATTATTAATGATGCAATACAGGAAGCTCAAATTTCGTTGCAAGGATTTGCTGCAAGTTCCGATTTTGCTGATTCGATGAATACGGCTTTCGGTACAGGTTGGGATGCGAAGACTGTATCGAAGCTACAGCAAAGTTGGTTGATGGGAAGTTTTGGTGATTTGCCGCAAATTAAGGTATCTAGAGATTTAGATTTAATTGGGGCAAATGGTGCTTATGCAAGTAAGACCGATACTATCTATTTTTCTCAAGATTTTGTGGAGCGAAATGCTCAAAATATTGGAGCGATTAAAAGTGTTTTATTAGAAGAAATTGGACATGCTGTTGATTTTCGGATTAATCAACAAGATGCTGCTGGAGATGAAGGCGATATTTTTCAAAGAATAGTTCAAAAGAATACGATTTCAGAAAATGAATTAGGGAATTTAAAAACTGAAAATGATTTCGGAACTTTGGTAATTGATGGTAAAACATTGCTAATCGAACAAAATCACTTTCAAGCTGCAATTGCGTCATCTCCAGTAGGAGGGGGATTTACAAAAGCTCGTGGAGGTTGGACTAACAATAATGATTTTCCACGGATGATGGCTGATGTCAATGGTGACGGTAGAGCCGACATTGTTGGTTTTGGCGAGAATCAAGTATTTGTTTCTCTCGGTAATGGGAATGGTACGTATCAAACTGCGATTACGTCATCTCCGGTAGGAGGAGGATTTACAAAAGCTCGTGGAGGTTGGACTAACAATAATGATTTTCCTCGAATGATGGCTGATGTCAATGGTGACGGTAGAGCCGACATTGTTGGTTTTGGCGAGAATCAAGTATTTGTTTCTCTAAGTATTGGAAATGGCACATTTCATGCTGCAATTGCTTCATCTCCAGGGTTTACTAAAAATCGTGGAGGTTGGACTAACAATAACGATTTTCCCCGGATGATGGCTGATGTCAATGGTGACGGTAGAGCCGATATTGTTGGTTTCTCTAATAGTCAAGTATTTGTTTCTTTGGGTAATGGAAATGGCACTTTCCAAACAGCTATTACTTCATCTCCAGGATTTACTAAGTCTTGGAGCTGGGCTAATAATAATGATTTCCCTCGAATGATGGCTGATGTTAATGGGGACAGTAGAGCCGATATTATTGGTTTTCATGAAACTCTAGTTTATGTTTCATTAAGTAATGGAAATGGCACATTTCAAGCTGCTACTGCTTCATCTCCAGGATTCACTAAAAATCGTGGGGGTTGGGCAAACAATAAGGATTTTCCCCGGATGATGGCTGATATTAATGGAGACCGGAGAGCCGACATTGTTGCTTTTGGTGAAACTCAAGTATTTGTTTCGTTAGGAAATGGAAATGGCACATTCCAAGCTGCTACTGCTTCATCTCCAGGATTCACTAAAAATCGTGGAGGTTGGACCAACCATAACGACTTTCCTCGAATGATGGCTGATGTTAATGGCGATCGCAGAGCCGACATTGTTGGTTTTGGAGAAACTCAGATATTTACTTCTTTGAATTTGCCTACACCTCCAGGTTTAATGTCTACTGCCGAGCGATTAACACAACTTAGAAATGGACAGTTAAATGGAAAATCATTTGATGTCGATAGGGCATTCGGCGCTCAATGTTGGGATTTAGTTGCTTACGCAACAGGAATTAATATTTCCAGCCCTTATTGGCTAACTACCAACTGGAAACGAGGGGCAAATGTTATGGCAGATGGCAATATTGCTGTAGGTACTGCGATCGCCACTTTCTTGGGTCGAAATAATACTTACGATGCTCCAGGTAGTCGGCACACAGGAATTTTTGCAGGCTATGGAACTGAAAATGGAGTTCGTGGTTTCTACATATGGCATCAAAATTGGGATAATAAGAAATATGTTCAAAAGTCATTTATCCGAAATGACCGCTCAGGAACTAGTGATGCAGATAACTATCATGTGATTCTGACTTAA